In Takifugu rubripes chromosome 22, fTakRub1.2, whole genome shotgun sequence, the genomic window TACATCAACTCTCAAACTGGAGAGGTGATGGTTCAAGAAAGCAGCCTGGACAGGGAGGTGAGTGACTCGGCTACACCATAGTAACAATCAGGACACAGACAATTACAAACGGAATTTGGATGAGGGAAGATGGAAATCGATGTGTTGTGTCTCCTGACGTGTCACTTTAGACACGGGATTCCTACAAGTTGACTATAATAGCGGTAGACATGAACGGGCAGCCCGAGGGAAACAGAGGAACTGGAGAGATCGAGGTGAAAATTACGGACATAAATGACAACATTCCAGTCCTGGATAAAGACTCGGTGGGTTCCTCACAATAAATGCCGACTTACCAGCGGGCAGGCGTGTTTCTCTAAAGCAGATGTTGGTATTTGCAGTACGAGGGCAGCATAGAGGAAAACACCGTCAACAAGGAAGTGATGCGGTTCAAAGCCTTTGACATGGACGTTCCTGACACCGCCAACTGGCTGGCTGACTTCAAAATCATTTCCGGAAATGAGGCAGGCTATTTCGATATCACTACCGACCCTAAGACCAACGAGGGGATTCTCATCATTAACAAGGTAAAAGACTCATTTTCATGGACTGAGCGTGTCAAAGTGTGAAATGACGACGTCACTAAACAAGAGCCTGGTCTTTGAATTTGTAGCCGTTGGACTATGAGGACCTGAAGGAAATTAATTTGGGAGTGGTTGTTAACAACAAAGCACCCTATAACTTtggaactggaggaggaggaggaggtggtggaggcggaggtggtggaggaggaggaggtggaggaggaggtggaggaggtggaggaggaggtggaggaggaggaggagggtccgTTTACCAAAAACCCTACAATGTAAAAATCAACGTTCTCAATGAGAAAGAAGGCCCCCGCTTCCAACCAGGCGTCAAAGTAGTGCCTCTCTCCGAGGATAGCAGCTCCATCGACCTGCAGAAGATCATCACCAACTACGCCGCGATTGACACGGACACCCTACAGACGGCCACCAACGTGAGGTACAGCAGATCTCTTCGTCACGTCTCTGAAAGGCTTCGGTTTCTGTGAGTGATCCTTGATCTCTCCTCCCATCCGCGGACCGTCCCGCTCCATCCGCCAGGTACGCCAAAATTCGTGACGAGGACAACTGGTTGATCATCGACGAGAAAACGGCAGATATCAGGCTGAATAAAATGCCCGACAGAGAGTCCAAGTACTTGAAAAATGGAACGTATTATGCTGAAATCATCTGCATCACCAACGGTGAGTTCACCGTGCATATGAGCGCCGTGGCGCCCCAGCTGACACATTAAGTAAACCTCTTTCTTTTATTCCACGCCTTTCAGATATGCCCTCAAAAACAGCCACAGGGACCATCGCCATCCAGGTGGAGGACTTTAACGACCACTGTCCGACTCTAACCAGCACGACAGAAACCATGTGCCACTGGGACAATTTCGTCTACGTCACGGCTAAAGACGAAGATGATTTCCCCAACTCGGCGCCATTTGACTTCACTGTCATCGAAGAGAGCAGTAAGGGAAAGTGGGTTGTGGAGCCACTCAATGGTAGGTTTGATGGATCTGGGAACATCAGGTGCAGGACATTCAGCTGCTGGATGTGTTCAATGTTGCTCTCTTCCGACCCCAGAGAGCACCATCATCCTGAGGGAGCAGGAAAAACTGTGGCCAGGCATTTACCAAGTGGCGGTGGAAGTCAAAGACCAACAGGGAAAGTCATGCGGAGATGTTCAGATGGATGTCGTTGTTTGTACTTGCCACGAGGACAGCAGAACCTGTGTGCCTCGCAGCGCGACGAGTTCAAACTTCTCCACTTCGGGGATCTTGCTCCTCCTTCTGgggctgctgcttttgctgcgtGAGTCACCAactttccttccctctcctgctcATACGTGTTGGTGCAGGCTTTTCAATTCTTCGGAAGGGTGGGTCACACCAAGCGACAGGGATTGTGGCTCTTGCTCGTGTTGATTGTGTTCCCAGCGAGTAACAGCCACTCGGGGAAGTAAACAACACACTAGAGTTTGGTAGTCATGTGAACCGGAACGTCTACGTGCATCGTAAAACCTGTGGAcgctttgtttgtttgcttcagTGGTGCCTCTTTTCCTGATGTTCTGCCTGTGCGGAGGGGCAGCAGGTGCCGGGAATTTCAAAACCATTCCGTATGACACCAAACAACAGCTGATCTCGTACCACACCGAGGGACAGGGAGAAGACAAGGTACTTCAGCCTGAATAGCAATCGTACATCCCACTGGCTTTGGGATGATAGGTGGACGCTTTGGGTCGCCTCTGCCGAGCACCGACCACAGCAAAAGTTTGAACATTCCTCTTCTCTCTTAGGAAATTCCGCTTCTCCAAACCCCAGTGGAAGTAGGTGGTGGAGGAGTAAAGATCAGAGACATGAAGAACTACGGAAAGGGGCAGCATGATCTGATCGACATGGGAATGGcagcaggtggtggaggtgtAGGTGGTGGCACAATGACAATGGACGGGTTCAACCGCTACGGCGAGCACATTGATATGGAATACGCGAATGGCGGAACGATGCTGGGACAAGGAAATTACTCGCAATACAGTGGTGGGTTCGTTGACGGAATGGCTCTGTCCAGCGAGTTCCTGGGGGAGTATTATTCCAACGTAAGTACGCCGAATGGCAGTAAGGGCGCCGAACGTGATCACGAATTAAGGCTGACCTTCATGTgtcctgctgtgtttatttgcagAAATCCAACCACGCAGCACAGCAATTCCAGGAGAAGAACGCCATGATGGTGTATGATTATGAGGGTAAAGAGTCCCCGGCAGGCTCTGTAGGGTGCTGCAGCCTTCATGAGAATGATGACGACCTTTCTTTTCTCAATGACCTCGGCCCTAAATTCAAAACCCTGGCGGAGATCTGTACGGGCTCGGCCATCGTGACTGAGTCGGTTCCTCCTCCGAGAGCAGTGTCTCCTGTCCAGATTCCCCcttccactcacacacatgtcCACACGCACACGGAAACCGTTAGGGACAGGGACCGGGTCAATGTCGATCACACCGCCAGTGTGGCAGGATCAGCGTCCTCCACATTCATTCAGGAGGAGCGAGTGTCTGAGACAATCCAGGTTCCACCCGCTCTTCCCAAGGTTCAAGTCCAGGACAAGATCGTGGTTCCCAGTCAGACAGTGCTAGTGCAGCAGCCAGCCATGTATTACACCACAACACCCATGTACGTAATGGAGTCCAATCCCCAAATGGTGCTTGTAGCAGGTGGTGCCCAGCAGGCCGTAGGTCAGGTAGGTCAGGTAGGCCTTAGCCAGGGGCTGGTGCAGGTTGGAGGCCTGCAAGCTCCCCAGGGTGTGGTTCTCGTTGACAGGCAAGTAGGTGGTCTAACAGGCAGAGTGTCACACGGCCTTTCACAAGGAACCAGACAGGTGTTGGTGGAAAATGGGTCATTGAGTGGACAGCAGGTCGCTCATATAGCACCAGGCTATGTTCAGGTCCAGATGCCCAGAGCGAAGGGTTCTGAAGTCAGGAGTCAAGGCAAGCAGGTGAAAACCCAGAGTTATTCACTCGCTTCCCGTGGTTCAGTCGGGTCGAGTGAACTGTTGGTAGAGAATGGGTCGCTGGCTGGACAGCAGGTCGCTCATATAGCACCAGGCTTTGTTCAGGTCCAGGTGCCTAGAGAGATCGGGTCAGACCTCAGGAGCCAAGGCAAGCAGGTGAAAATCCAGAGTTATTCACACGCTTCTCGTGGTTCAGCCGGTTCCAGTGAGGACTATGCCCAGACAACCACACCCAAGATACAAGGCTCCCAGAGAGTGGTTGTGCAACACAAGAAGGTCTCAGTGACTGAGAAAACTCTGGACTCAAATACAGGTGTTTAAAGCGGCTTTTACGACACTTCTGCCACGCTTAATTGCTCCAGTTTGTTCAAAcgtggcaaaaacaaacagggaggcagcagatggCCCAATAAGAAGACAGGATCAGAGGCACTTTAGCTTAAATCAGAATCTTTACGCTACAGGTGAGACAAACTGGACCGTCTGTCGGGTCTCTTTTCATTAAaacccagcagcaggaacacctTTTTTCTGGTGGGGGAACAAAAACTGCAGCTCTTAACGTGTTGCTGAGTGCCTACACACCACACAAGACATCCCTAAAACATCACAGCTACACCAGCTATACCGGAACCATCAGCAGGGGCAGTTAAATTCTGACAAAATGTCATCAGCTGCAGATCAAGGAAGAGAACCCTGGCACGAGCTGGAGCTCTTATGAGAGCTCTCCCTCGGGTCAGGGTTCACAACTAATCACAAGCAAGTTTAGAATAACACAAAACAACATATATGATCTAGGTTCGGTGCATCCCAAATGTAAAGTAAAGCAGAACTCATTTTCTTCTGGCTGAGATGGTCGTGGGGCATCTTTTGTCACAGTCTCGCTATCGCATCTGCTCTTTAGATcttttcaagttttttttttaaatcaagcagTGTGTGTTATATGGGTGTGTGCGGCTTACGTGGAAATAGTGCACATGATGAACTTTGTACTTTGAATAGATGTTTGAATGATTCCATGCGCCAAGAAGGGATTCAGCTCTTTTATCAGTGGACACACGGCAGCTCGACCTCTGACTACTGCCGAAGACCTCTCATTTATTCTTCGTTATTTGGACGGGATGTAAAAATTCTGTAAAATACTATGATGGCCCAGTTTtttactcgtgtgtgtgtgtgctgtaccaTGAATAGacatttaatgtgtgtgttttttactgtGGTTTTTGAGGGTTATTCATGTCTAGGCAGTGTAATAACACGTATCTGTGGAGCACTGAAAGATCCGAGGGAAACACTGATTCAACAGTACATTTtatgatgcttttttttctgtaataTCTTTGTTGCTGGTTACTGTTTGCTCTTCTCCACCACACAAGCATTAGTAAAGCAATAGTCACCACATGATGaagcatgtttttattcatgtctctctttttttttttttggagttaGTGGGCTGAAAACATTACATACACAACCACAAATACATGTACGAACAAACGCAGACATtcagaaagcaacaaaaaaaacacacttcattAACATTTAATGAGGTATTTCCTTCCCCGAACAAAAAGGTCTATTTTGGTTGCGTTGTAAATGCTAACGGCTAAATATCCAGGTGAAGCCTATACTACACACTCTTAAAGTAATATTCCTGTAAACTCTATTGAACAGGAACAAAGAAATGAGCAACGTTAGCTGCCCAAAGCTCATATGACAAATAGCTTCACCCTTGCAGCTGCTCACCAGGTTAAAAATCCATTCCTTCAAAGCCGTCTGCATATTTCTGTTGAAACAGGCTCATCTCGGACAACTTTAGGGCACGAACACTTATATAACATGCAGCTATTTAAGCGgctaaatgtcatttttgtatGCAAAACCAACCAAACAAAAGTGCATTTTCAGGTGTCCTCCATTGATCAGTTGCTAATTAGCATGTAGGTGGAGCTTCcttgtgtgtgtgactgcaggaAAAAGGGATTTCCCGACTAAAGTTGTGACACGTTTTCGACACAATGATTTCATTCAGTCGTGTGGTCGACAGATGGTGATTTTGACTGTGTTCAGATGTTCAGAAGTTCCTCCTCCCAACTTGATCCTCTTCAGTTGATCTTTGCTCCGCTTAAATAGCTTTGAAACATTTCAATTGATGTCAGTGATACCAGCTCGACACATTTGAAATTCCCAGGGGTGGAGTCGTGGCAGAAATCCAAATTCTTGCTGTGACAAGTTGAGCAggggtggagctgctgggccAGAAGAGCAGCTTAATCGCCCTGAGAACGGAGCAGCCATTTTAGCGAATGCGTGGTTGTTGCCAGGAAACCTTATCATCCTGTTTCTCCTGGTCCATTTCAGAATGTCAGTAATgagagtttattttaaaaacatcctGCTCCTGTCTGAGCATTTCCTGCCGCCATGCTCCGCGCTGGTTGTCCTGAGGAGTTTGGTTTTGCTCGCTTTGCAGCTTTCAGCATTCTTATTTGTACGTAATCACTCAGTTGTCACGACGGCAGCCAAACAAACTCACCCGAGCTTGCGGAACTAGTTTCCTCCTTTCTTTGTTGTGGTAAATGCCAGAGGGTCCAAttacctttcaaaataaatatataagtgGAGCAGTTGTAGATTTGGAGTagaggttattattattattattatatatattattatatctCGTGAGATGAACACGTACCGAGCTGGAGTCACTTTGCTTTTCACAGTTTTAATGCACCATTTGGCGTCCGTGACACCGTCAAATCAATACACAGGGCTGCAGTTCTGATAAGATGGCACCTTTTACTTGAGGATCAGGATACAGTCAATGCACATGTACAAAACTATATTAACGACAAGACGATTTGATGCTGCCGAAGCATGATTTGGAAAAAAGGATCCATGCGTTTAGTGGCATTCGTTAGACCACTCGTGACGCTGACACTACTGTGCACTATCGTCTCAGCTATAATCGAATTCATCTGCAGGTTTCAATGCTTGGACGTCAGCTGCTGTTATATGCAGGGGCGTGTCCTGTCCATCAGTGGCGGAGATCCTGACGGATGTCTTCCTCGTCCTCTATCTCGTCCTCTTCATATTCGCCCATCTCGTCAGCGGTGGCGTCCTGGTACTGCTGGTACTCGGACACCAGGTCGTTCATGTTGCTCTCGGCCTCGGTGAACTCCATCTCGTCCATGCCCTCTCCGGTGTACCAGTGGAGGAAGGCCTTGCGGCGGAACATGGCGGTGAACTGCTCGGAGATCCTCCTGAACAGCTCCTGGATGGCGGTGCTGTTGCCGATGAAGGTGGCGGACATTTTGAGGCCGCGGGGGGGGATGTCGCACACGGCGGTCTTGACGTTGTTGGGGATCCACTCCACGAAGTAGCTGCTGTTCTTGTTCTGCACGCTCAGCATCTGCTCGTCCACCTCCTTCATGGACATCCGGCCGCGGAAAATGGCTGCCACGGTGAGGTAGCGGCCGTGTCGGGGGTCGCAGGCCGCCATCATGTTCTTGGCGTCGAACATCTGCTGCGTGAGCTCTGGCACGGAGAGGGCGCGGTACTGCTGGCTGCCCCGGCTGGTCAGAGGAGCAAAGCCCGGCATGAAGAAATGCAGGCGGGGGAAAGGCACCATGTTGACGGCCAGTTTCCGGAGGTCGGCGTTTAGTTGGCCGGGGAAGCGGAGACAGGTGGTGACCCCGCTCATTGTGGCGGACACCAGGTGGTTGAGGTCTCCGTAAGTGGGCGTGGTCAGCTTCAGGGTGCGGAAGCAAATATCGTACAGGGCTTCATTGTCAATGCTGAAGGTCTCATCCGTGTTTTCCACCAGCTggtggacagagagggtggCGTTGTAGGGCTCCACCACGGTGTCGGACACCTTCGGGGAGGGCATGACGCTGAAGGTGTTCATGATGCGGTCCGGGTACTCCTCGCGGATCTTGCTGATCAGCAGGGTACCCATTCCCGAGCCTGTGCCCCCACCGAGGGAGTGGGTCAGCTGGAAGCCCTGGAGGCAGTCGCAGTTTTCCGACTCCTTCCGGACCACATCCAGCACCGAGtccaccagctctgctccctcgGTGTAGTGACCCTTGGCCCAGTTGTTTCCAGCTCCGCTCTGACCTGTGTGGCGCATGTGTTAAAAAGCGTTACAGCATCAACAGCAGATCGTTTCTAATGTCCTAAACTATTAAGTGCAAGGCTACTTTATTGATGAGTGACTTTATTGATGAGTGACTTTATTGATGAGTGACTTTATTGATGAGTGACATACATTAAACGCTGGAGGGAAATTAAGATAATAACTGATGCATCTGCTAACATCAGTGCGTTCACATTGTTAGCATCGTCGCTATTAAAAGGCTCATTGTTTTAAGACGGCGCGGGCGATACACACCGAGGGTTAGCAACCttgatgttgtttttaatctttaactAGAGGGTTAGAAAGTGATCAAGTTAAACTTTAACAGTGAGTAAATGCACTGGTGACACCCGCTCATTACAACCTTGGTAGTGATAGGAGAGAGGAGTTGGTGTTTCAGAAGGATTAGAATGAATCATCAAATATGTGATGATAGTATCTGGGAGGGAGACATTTTATCATTGtcagctccactcagctgcAGCGTGTCCTGCTCCTTTTCTTCTGTGCCGAGTCAGCAGGGACTCCTGCATCACGCCTCTGAGAGACTTCAGAGGCGTGATGCAGACATGTGGG contains:
- the LOC115247930 gene encoding desmoglein-2-like; this translates as LSTVTHVLVIDTFGYDFPVGALIRRKRASQKYYCYALRRHLLISAGAQPGRETPPIAGKKKRKKKFLPLRRGSESEHNGGIIQFGTRVLFIVRVSRLPRPDGSAVQRQLLVLLASLLAIVPVGAEGKGPVLHREKRNWISAPRHLKENQDYTGYPNIARIRSDKENYTKIFYSLSGPGVDQPPLNVFSVDPNSGFVKIHSILDREEVANYTLKGIARYPDGSLAESDIDLRITVDDENDNPPIVKLQQVGYVDEASAAGTVVMKVICTDADKPGTQHTKLFYQIASESNPDGLFYINSQTGEVMVQESSLDRETRDSYKLTIIAVDMNGQPEGNRGTGEIEVKITDINDNIPVLDKDSYEGSIEENTVNKEVMRFKAFDMDVPDTANWLADFKIISGNEAGYFDITTDPKTNEGILIINKPLDYEDLKEINLGVVVNNKAPYNFGTGGGGGGGGGGGGGGGGGGGGGGGGGGGGGGGGGGSVYQKPYNVKINVLNEKEGPRFQPGVKVVPLSEDSSSIDLQKIITNYAAIDTDTLQTATNVRYAKIRDEDNWLIIDEKTADIRLNKMPDRESKYLKNGTYYAEIICITNDMPSKTATGTIAIQVEDFNDHCPTLTSTTETMCHWDNFVYVTAKDEDDFPNSAPFDFTVIEESSKGKWVVEPLNESTIILREQEKLWPGIYQVAVEVKDQQGKSCGDVQMDVVVCTCHEDSRTCVPRSATSSNFSTSGILLLLLGLLLLLLVPLFLMFCLCGGAAGAGNFKTIPYDTKQQLISYHTEGQGEDKEIPLLQTPVEVGGGGVKIRDMKNYGKGQHDLIDMGMAAGGGGVGGGTMTMDGFNRYGEHIDMEYANGGTMLGQGNYSQYSGGFVDGMALSSEFLGEYYSNKSNHAAQQFQEKNAMMVYDYEGKESPAGSVGCCSLHENDDDLSFLNDLGPKFKTLAEICTGSAIVTESVPPPRAVSPVQIPPSTHTHVHTHTETVRDRDRVNVDHTASVAGSASSTFIQEERVSETIQVPPALPKVQVQDKIVVPSQTVLVQQPAMYYTTTPMYVMESNPQMVLVAGGAQQAVGQVGQVGLSQGLVQVGGLQAPQGVVLVDRQVGGLTGRVSHGLSQGTRQVLVENGSLSGQQVAHIAPGYVQVQMPRAKGSEVRSQGKQVKTQSYSLASRGSVGSSELLVENGSLAGQQVAHIAPGFVQVQVPREIGSDLRSQGKQVKIQSYSHASRGSAGSSEDYAQTTTPKIQGSQRVVVQHKKVSVTEKTLDSNTGV
- the LOC115247933 gene encoding tubulin beta-2A chain, which encodes MREIVHIQAGQCGNQIGAKFWEVISDEHGIDPTGSYQGDSDLQLERVNVYYNEASGNKFVPRAILVDLEPGTMDSVRSGPFGQLFRPDNFVFGQSGAGNNWAKGHYTEGAELVDSVLDVVRKESENCDCLQGFQLTHSLGGGTGSGMGTLLISKIREEYPDRIMNTFSVMPSPKVSDTVVEPYNATLSVHQLVENTDETFSIDNEALYDICFRTLKLTTPTYGDLNHLVSATMSGVTTCLRFPGQLNADLRKLAVNMVPFPRLHFFMPGFAPLTSRGSQQYRALSVPELTQQMFDAKNMMAACDPRHGRYLTVAAIFRGRMSMKEVDEQMLSVQNKNSSYFVEWIPNNVKTAVCDIPPRGLKMSATFIGNSTAIQELFRRISEQFTAMFRRKAFLHWYTGEGMDEMEFTEAESNMNDLVSEYQQYQDATADEMGEYEEDEIEDEEDIRQDLRH